One region of Olleya sp. Hel_I_94 genomic DNA includes:
- a CDS encoding ATP-binding protein: MLEQYKKEYSQSTNQYIVVDLDGKILESDDVIFTKVVGKNISTIHPFFESIHSTLLEPNQRHVFSCIHLTNPENQTIITDIIVKTFDGKQPPLVVVLDLTTHYDNYQTTAQVRNESVINSQILELKNEYLQEKEAFKNAFIANFSHELRDPLTGILTFSDILKKTHLSDEQLNYLKVIDSSSTYLKQLIEDILDISKIEAGKLDLVISPFDIRQLLEDIKSIFEIKAQQKGLELITNFNDNLPEVVGGDPLRLRQVLSNLLENAIKFTEEGTITFNVSLNQIRAQKASIHFQIIDTGIGIPQDKIEDVFTSFTQLNNSQAYKGAGLGLAIAKHLVSLTHSKISVDSTEGEGSTFSTNINFSLDKNHKLKTKKKDAVTSPRSNKKYSILLVEDSEITQLSILKILASRGNYFLDIVTKGEDVIPRIENSEFDLILMDIKLPNSYGDEITKLIRKMPEREHKKIPVIALTARVMKDDLKRYKKAGINDVIQKPFDENALITKIEEYLK; encoded by the coding sequence ATGCTAGAACAATACAAAAAAGAATATTCGCAATCCACAAATCAATACATAGTTGTAGACTTAGATGGTAAAATATTAGAGTCTGACGATGTTATATTTACTAAGGTAGTTGGAAAAAACATTTCCACAATTCATCCTTTTTTTGAAAGTATACATAGTACACTTCTAGAACCAAACCAAAGACACGTATTTTCTTGTATTCATTTAACAAATCCTGAAAACCAAACAATAATAACAGACATTATTGTAAAAACTTTTGACGGTAAACAACCGCCTTTAGTAGTTGTTTTAGATCTTACTACGCATTATGACAATTACCAAACAACAGCTCAGGTTAGAAATGAGTCTGTTATTAACTCTCAAATTTTAGAGTTAAAAAACGAGTACCTACAAGAAAAAGAAGCCTTTAAAAACGCATTTATTGCAAACTTTAGTCATGAGTTAAGAGACCCTTTAACAGGAATCTTAACGTTTTCTGATATCTTAAAAAAGACCCATTTAAGTGACGAGCAATTAAATTACTTAAAAGTAATAGACTCGTCATCTACTTACCTAAAACAATTAATAGAAGATATTTTAGACATCTCTAAAATTGAAGCAGGTAAGTTAGACCTTGTTATTAGTCCTTTTGATATTAGACAATTACTAGAAGACATAAAAAGTATTTTTGAAATTAAAGCGCAGCAAAAAGGATTAGAGTTAATCACTAATTTTAATGATAACCTACCAGAAGTTGTTGGTGGTGACCCTTTAAGATTAAGACAGGTGTTAAGCAACCTTCTAGAAAACGCTATAAAATTTACAGAAGAAGGTACTATTACCTTTAATGTGTCTTTAAACCAAATCAGAGCTCAAAAAGCAAGCATACACTTCCAAATAATAGATACGGGAATAGGAATCCCTCAAGACAAAATAGAAGATGTCTTCACAAGTTTTACACAATTAAATAACTCTCAAGCCTACAAAGGTGCAGGATTAGGATTAGCAATTGCCAAGCACTTAGTAAGCTTAACACATAGCAAAATTAGTGTAGACAGTACAGAAGGGGAAGGTAGCACGTTTTCTACCAATATCAATTTTAGCTTAGATAAAAACCATAAACTAAAGACTAAAAAGAAAGACGCTGTAACTTCACCACGATCAAATAAAAAATACAGTATTTTATTAGTTGAAGATTCAGAAATTACTCAATTATCCATACTAAAAATATTAGCCTCTAGAGGTAATTACTTTTTAGACATAGTAACAAAAGGAGAAGACGTTATTCCAAGAATAGAAAACTCTGAGTTTGACCTAATACTTATGGATATAAAATTACCTAATAGTTATGGTGACGAGATTACCAAACTAATTAGAAAAATGCCAGAACGCGAACATAAAAAAATCCCAGTAATAGCATTAACCGCTCGTGTTATGAAAGACGATTTAAAACGCTATAAAAAAGCAGGAATTAACGATGTTATCCAAAAACCATTTGACGAAAACGCCTTAATTACCAAAATAGAAGAATATTTAAAATAA
- a CDS encoding Rab family GTPase has protein sequence MKISKKIVLIGHFGVGKSSLIRRFVEDTFTEDYKVTIGVHILKKEVSIPKSDKDITLVIWDLEGNDDITNTRPSYLIGTNGFLYVFDMTRPATYQNIEADLDYIKDRYPKTPIKVIGNKKDLVTNEFIKQNKDIFGRFVDFYTSAKSGTNVDDVFINLAEAVI, from the coding sequence ATGAAAATATCTAAAAAAATAGTTTTAATAGGCCACTTTGGAGTTGGTAAATCCTCTTTAATAAGACGATTTGTAGAAGACACGTTTACAGAAGACTACAAAGTAACTATTGGTGTACACATTTTAAAAAAAGAAGTATCAATACCAAAATCAGATAAAGATATAACACTTGTTATTTGGGACTTAGAAGGAAACGATGACATTACAAATACTAGACCATCATACCTTATAGGTACTAATGGTTTTTTATATGTTTTTGACATGACTAGACCTGCAACCTACCAAAACATAGAAGCGGATTTAGATTACATCAAAGACCGTTACCCAAAAACACCAATTAAAGTTATTGGTAACAAAAAAGATTTGGTTACTAACGAGTTTATTAAACAGAATAAAGACATTTTTGGACGCTTTGTCGATTTTTATACAAGTGCAAAATCTGGGACTAACGTTGACGATGTTTTTATTAATTTAGCAGAAGCTGTAATTTAA
- a CDS encoding cell envelope biogenesis protein OmpA — translation MNQEDKLKILKDILLKDEHEYALSIEEKLKKLEDLINKQNNLSKHIDPILEDKLEAFIKEMPKTLGPTITQTLQEEIKNSQDAVVEALYPIMGKMIKKYVQKEIQILSENINKSLNNTFSWASIKRKFRSKKSGVSEGEIIIHDQFKSKIEQIMVIESGSGLIVSEYSKTQGIDQDTVAGMLTAIKSFAQDAFTTQIQNLEYIEYENYHIHLQNFSNYYIAVVISGAFTATFRSKLEDKLLDFAQNIINKTDLENSDIFNTKLKDYFDNENI, via the coding sequence ATGAACCAAGAAGATAAATTAAAAATCCTTAAGGACATCTTGCTTAAAGATGAGCATGAGTACGCCTTGTCAATTGAAGAAAAGCTTAAAAAACTTGAAGATTTAATTAACAAGCAAAATAATTTATCTAAACATATAGACCCTATTCTAGAAGATAAACTAGAAGCGTTTATCAAGGAAATGCCAAAAACATTAGGACCAACAATTACGCAAACGTTACAAGAAGAAATTAAAAACTCTCAGGATGCAGTAGTTGAAGCCTTATACCCAATAATGGGTAAAATGATTAAAAAATATGTACAGAAAGAAATACAAATCCTATCTGAAAACATAAATAAAAGCTTAAACAACACCTTTTCTTGGGCTTCGATAAAAAGAAAATTTAGATCAAAAAAATCAGGAGTATCAGAAGGAGAAATAATTATTCACGATCAATTTAAATCTAAGATAGAGCAAATAATGGTTATTGAAAGTGGCTCAGGACTAATTGTATCAGAATACTCAAAAACCCAAGGAATAGACCAAGACACAGTTGCTGGTATGTTAACAGCCATAAAAAGTTTTGCGCAAGATGCGTTTACAACTCAAATTCAAAATTTAGAATATATAGAATATGAAAACTACCACATTCATCTTCAAAACTTTTCTAATTATTATATTGCTGTTGTAATTTCAGGTGCATTTACAGCTACCTTTAGAAGCAAACTTGAAGACAAACTTCTAGACTTTGCACAAAACATTATAAACAAAACAGATTTAGAAAACAGTGATATTTTTAACACTAAACTAAAAGATTACTTTGACAATGAAAATATCTAA
- a CDS encoding fructose 1,6-bisphosphatase, translating into MANTDKINEDNMQASSEATSKIDAIKQLIFGENMQAYDSEFETLKKDILAKKKELEALMDEVKSELLQNIDNLSTDINIRITELENNLEDKVDDLNEKKVDRKLLGELFTKLGEKISQ; encoded by the coding sequence ATGGCAAATACAGACAAAATCAACGAAGACAACATGCAAGCATCTTCTGAAGCAACTTCAAAAATAGATGCGATTAAGCAACTTATTTTTGGTGAAAACATGCAAGCTTACGATAGTGAGTTTGAAACACTAAAAAAAGATATTCTTGCTAAGAAAAAAGAATTAGAAGCTTTAATGGACGAAGTCAAGTCTGAGTTGCTTCAAAACATTGATAACCTAAGCACTGATATTAATATTAGAATCACAGAGCTAGAAAACAATTTAGAAGATAAAGTTGACGATTTAAACGAGAAAAAAGTGGATCGTAAACTTTTAGGTGAACTATTTACCAAATTAGGCGAAAAAATAAGTCAATAA
- the fbp gene encoding class 1 fructose-bisphosphatase, whose protein sequence is MSKKNQTLGEFIIENQASFKYTSGELSRLINSIRLAAKVVNHEVNKAGLVDIIGAAGDTNIQGEDQQKLDVYANDKFIQTLTNRNIVCGIASEEEDDFITINSQDDNNQNKYIVLIDPLDGSSNIDVNVSVGTIFSIYRRVTPVGTPVTIEDFLQPGNQQVAAGYVVYGTSTMLVYTTGHGVNGFTLNPAIGTFYLSHPDMQFPENGNIYSVNEGNYTHFPQGVKNYIKYCQMEEGDRPYTSRYIGSLVSDFHRNMIKGGIYMYPKSSKNEDGKLRLLYECNPMAFLAEQANGKASNGYNRIMDIEPTALHQRVPFFCGSKNMVLKAEEFMQNAD, encoded by the coding sequence ATGTCTAAAAAAAATCAAACGTTAGGAGAATTTATTATTGAAAACCAAGCTTCGTTTAAATACACATCTGGAGAACTCTCTAGATTAATAAACTCTATACGTCTTGCTGCCAAGGTTGTAAATCATGAAGTTAACAAAGCTGGACTAGTAGATATTATTGGTGCTGCAGGAGATACAAACATACAAGGTGAGGACCAGCAAAAGCTAGATGTTTATGCAAATGATAAATTTATCCAAACCCTTACAAATCGTAATATTGTTTGTGGTATTGCAAGTGAAGAAGAAGATGATTTTATTACAATAAATAGTCAAGATGATAACAATCAAAATAAATACATTGTATTAATTGACCCTTTGGATGGCTCTTCTAATATTGATGTTAACGTGTCTGTAGGAACTATTTTTTCAATTTATAGACGTGTTACGCCAGTTGGAACACCTGTAACTATCGAAGATTTTTTACAACCAGGAAACCAACAAGTTGCTGCAGGTTATGTGGTTTATGGTACATCTACAATGCTAGTATACACCACTGGTCATGGTGTTAATGGATTTACATTAAATCCAGCAATCGGTACTTTTTATTTATCACATCCAGATATGCAGTTTCCGGAAAACGGAAACATATACTCTGTAAACGAAGGTAATTATACACACTTCCCACAGGGTGTAAAAAACTATATTAAATACTGTCAAATGGAAGAAGGAGATAGACCTTACACATCCAGGTACATTGGGTCATTGGTTTCTGACTTTCATAGAAACATGATTAAAGGTGGTATTTATATGTATCCTAAAAGCTCAAAAAATGAAGACGGTAAATTAAGATTATTGTATGAATGTAATCCTATGGCTTTTTTAGCAGAACAAGCTAACGGAAAGGCAAGTAATGGTTATAACAGAATTATGGATATTGAGCCAACAGCACTACACCAACGCGTTCCTTTTTTCTGCGGAAGCAAAAACATGGTACTTAAAGCTGAAGAATTCATGCAAAACGCTGATTAA
- a CDS encoding GNAT family N-acetyltransferase → MEFTIRFAEKRDVPAMLDLIKTLAVFEKQPEAVIVTEADLLEQGFGKHPLFTTFVAEKNDEVVAMALIYIRFSTWKGKTVHLEDLIVKENYRGEGLGTLLLDEVIKYGYSLGVKRICWEVLDWNEPAIKFYESKGATLLKDWFLVQMDQSSIENYIQKL, encoded by the coding sequence ATGGAGTTTACAATTCGTTTTGCCGAAAAAAGAGATGTTCCGGCTATGCTTGACTTGATAAAAACACTTGCTGTTTTTGAAAAACAACCTGAAGCAGTCATTGTTACAGAAGCAGATTTATTGGAACAAGGTTTTGGAAAACATCCCTTATTTACAACTTTTGTGGCCGAAAAAAATGATGAAGTTGTAGCTATGGCTTTAATATATATCCGTTTTTCTACCTGGAAAGGTAAGACAGTACATTTAGAAGATTTAATTGTTAAAGAAAACTATAGAGGAGAAGGTCTTGGTACTTTACTTCTTGACGAGGTTATCAAATACGGTTATAGTTTGGGTGTTAAACGTATATGTTGGGAAGTTTTGGATTGGAATGAACCTGCAATAAAATTTTATGAAAGTAAAGGAGCTACTTTACTAAAAGATTGGTTTTTAGTACAAATGGATCAATCAAGTATTGAAAATTACATCCAAAAATTATAA
- a CDS encoding aspartate kinase yields MRVFKFGGASVKDAKGVKNLISVLDQVGHDNTLIIVSAMGKTTNALEQVIGNYFDNKPELQQAIQAVVTYHNDIVLELFENKNHPVFDITNALFEELTNFLKTNKSPDYNFVYDQVIGFGELVSTTIISQFLNLKGFTNNWIDVRQLIKTDDYYRRANVNWDLTQQLITKHVDTSKLNITQGFLGSDKNNFTTTLGREGSDYTAAILAYCLSADSVTIWKDVPGVLNADPRHFKNAQLLNAISYTEAIELAFYGASVIHPKTLQPLQRKEIPLYVKSFLQPNEDGTIVSKIKGIEPKVPCFIVKQNQVLLSLSTLDFSYIVEDNISEIFNLLSKYKMKVDVIQNSAISFSVCFDNNYNNLEPLLLHLKAKFKVTCNDNVSLYTIRHYNQKAIADLEVGKTVLLKQMFQETLQIVTK; encoded by the coding sequence ATGAGAGTATTTAAATTTGGAGGTGCGTCTGTTAAAGATGCCAAAGGTGTTAAAAATCTAATTTCGGTTTTAGATCAAGTAGGACATGATAATACGTTAATTATTGTGTCTGCAATGGGTAAAACCACTAATGCTTTAGAGCAGGTTATAGGTAATTATTTTGATAACAAACCAGAATTACAGCAGGCTATACAAGCAGTTGTGACTTATCATAACGATATTGTATTAGAGCTTTTTGAAAATAAAAATCATCCCGTTTTTGATATTACAAATGCGCTTTTTGAAGAGCTCACTAATTTTTTGAAAACAAATAAATCTCCGGATTATAATTTTGTTTACGATCAAGTGATAGGATTTGGAGAGTTAGTATCTACCACTATAATTAGCCAATTTTTAAACTTAAAAGGATTTACTAATAATTGGATAGATGTTAGACAATTAATTAAAACAGATGACTATTATAGACGCGCAAATGTTAATTGGGACCTGACACAGCAGTTAATTACTAAACATGTTGATACTAGTAAGCTTAATATAACTCAAGGGTTTTTAGGAAGCGATAAAAATAATTTTACAACAACTTTAGGTCGCGAAGGTAGTGATTATACAGCAGCCATTTTGGCTTATTGCCTAAGTGCAGATAGTGTTACCATCTGGAAAGATGTACCAGGTGTTTTAAATGCCGACCCTAGACACTTTAAAAATGCACAATTATTAAACGCCATATCATATACAGAAGCTATTGAACTGGCTTTTTATGGTGCTTCAGTAATACATCCTAAAACATTACAACCACTGCAACGTAAAGAAATACCGTTGTACGTTAAATCGTTTTTACAACCAAATGAAGATGGAACAATAGTTAGTAAAATTAAAGGAATTGAGCCAAAAGTTCCCTGTTTTATAGTAAAGCAAAACCAAGTCTTATTATCATTATCTACTTTAGACTTTTCCTATATTGTAGAAGATAATATTAGCGAAATATTTAATTTGCTATCAAAATATAAAATGAAAGTTGATGTTATCCAAAACTCTGCGATTAGTTTTTCTGTTTGTTTTGATAATAATTACAATAATTTAGAACCTTTATTGTTACATTTAAAAGCTAAATTTAAAGTGACATGTAATGATAACGTATCTTTGTACACGATTAGGCATTACAATCAAAAAGCAATTGCCGATTTAGAAGTCGGAAAAACAGTTTTATTAAAACAAATGTTTCAAGAAACACTACAAATAGTAACTAAATAA
- a CDS encoding GNAT family N-acyltransferase, which translates to MGLVTAKEVSKAIKLDKYGFLGTFVGWLLMKVLKISTLNKIYNRNKHLSHLEFLNGILDEFQIKFEIPEEDLKRLPKDGAYITVSNHPLGGIDGILLLKLMLEQREDFKIIANFLLHRIEPMKPYIMPVNPFEDRKDAKSSIAGFKSAISHLRDGHPLGIFPAGEVSTYRDGKLVVDRPWEEAAMKLVQKAKVPVVPIYFHANNSKLFYKLSKISDIFRTAKLPSELLTQKRRVIKVRIGKPISVNDQAEHESLSDFSEFIRRKTYMLSNAFEPKEKIIDTISSSLKSPKSVKAPKQIVTPVSQQAMITEVDALRQQDCKLLTSKNYEVFLATAENMPNLLREIGRLREITFREVGEGTNEPIDLDQFDNYYHHLFLWDSEANVLAGAYRMGLGSQIFANYGINGFYLQDLFGFEPELYKMMSESIEMGRAFIIKEYQQKPMPLFLLWKGIVHTTLRHPEHKFLIGGVSISNQFSEFSKSLMIEFMKSHYYDPYVAQYVHPKKEFKVKLKDADKDFVFDATEADLNKFDKIIDEIEPGALRLPVLLKKYIKQNARLVAFNVDPLFNNAVDGLMYIKIEDLPESTVRPVMEEFQAELERKVTEQNE; encoded by the coding sequence ATGGGATTAGTCACTGCAAAAGAAGTTTCAAAAGCTATAAAACTTGATAAATACGGGTTTTTAGGGACTTTTGTTGGTTGGTTATTAATGAAAGTTTTAAAGATATCTACTTTAAATAAAATCTATAATCGTAATAAACATTTATCACATTTAGAATTTTTAAACGGAATTTTAGATGAATTTCAAATTAAATTTGAAATACCTGAAGAAGATTTAAAGCGTTTACCTAAAGATGGAGCATACATTACAGTTTCTAATCATCCTTTAGGCGGAATTGATGGTATATTACTTTTAAAATTAATGCTAGAACAACGCGAAGATTTTAAGATAATTGCTAACTTTTTATTACATCGTATAGAACCGATGAAGCCATATATAATGCCTGTTAATCCTTTTGAAGACAGAAAAGATGCAAAATCTAGCATAGCAGGTTTTAAAAGCGCAATTTCACACTTACGCGATGGTCACCCATTAGGTATATTTCCTGCTGGAGAAGTGTCTACTTACAGAGACGGTAAATTGGTAGTAGATAGACCATGGGAAGAAGCAGCTATGAAGTTAGTACAAAAAGCGAAAGTACCTGTAGTACCAATATACTTTCATGCTAATAATAGTAAGTTGTTTTATAAGCTATCTAAAATTAGCGATATTTTTAGAACCGCAAAATTACCATCAGAGTTGTTGACTCAAAAAAGACGAGTGATAAAGGTTAGAATAGGAAAGCCAATCTCTGTGAACGATCAAGCCGAGCATGAGTCGCTTTCAGATTTTTCTGAATTTATAAGAAGAAAAACCTATATGCTATCCAATGCATTTGAACCAAAAGAAAAAATAATAGATACCATTTCCTCTAGCTTAAAATCTCCAAAATCTGTAAAAGCACCTAAACAAATTGTGACACCTGTTAGTCAGCAGGCTATGATTACTGAGGTTGATGCTTTAAGACAGCAGGATTGCAAATTGTTAACTAGTAAAAATTACGAAGTCTTTTTGGCTACTGCCGAAAACATGCCAAACCTGCTTCGTGAAATTGGTCGTTTAAGAGAAATAACTTTTAGAGAAGTAGGAGAAGGAACAAACGAACCTATAGATCTAGATCAATTTGATAACTATTACCACCATTTATTTTTGTGGGATAGTGAGGCTAATGTTTTAGCAGGAGCCTACAGGATGGGATTAGGATCTCAGATTTTTGCCAACTATGGTATTAACGGATTCTATTTACAAGATTTATTTGGTTTTGAACCGGAATTATATAAAATGATGAGTGAGTCTATTGAAATGGGACGAGCTTTTATTATTAAAGAGTATCAGCAAAAACCAATGCCTTTATTTTTATTATGGAAAGGTATTGTACACACTACGTTACGTCATCCTGAGCATAAGTTTTTAATTGGTGGTGTTAGTATCAGTAATCAGTTTTCAGAATTTTCTAAATCGTTAATGATTGAGTTTATGAAGTCTCATTATTACGATCCTTATGTAGCCCAATATGTACATCCTAAAAAAGAATTTAAAGTAAAACTTAAAGATGCAGATAAGGACTTTGTATTTGATGCAACAGAAGCCGATTTAAATAAGTTTGATAAAATTATAGACGAGATTGAACCAGGAGCATTAAGGCTTCCTGTACTACTTAAAAAGTACATCAAACAAAATGCACGTTTAGTGGCTTTTAATGTTGATCCACTATTTAATAATGCAGTAGATGGTTTAATGTATATTAAAATTGAGGATTTACCAGAAAGTACAGTAAGACCTGTTATGGAAGAGTTTCAAGCAGAATTAGAGCGTAAAGTTACTGAGCAAAATGAGTAA
- a CDS encoding carboxypeptidase-like regulatory domain-containing protein yields MSNRIVIFIAFFVSTLTFAQTYSGTVQDADTNQLLSNVTVYFDGTTIGVITDLDGNFSITTQKTINAPLVISYIGYETLIIDKKTLQNNPIIKLKPQATDLDEIVLTDDDWSREKKIGYFKREFLGQSIHSEDCKIKNLDDIRFRYSKVDQTMYAIADQPIVVINKYLGYKVEYNLVDFEIMFHTSAAGFDYVKEVFYSGTSIFTELNTKVKKRYLKNRSFVYKTSLLYFMRSLAASNLRENGFKLFKKEDEASSDPLFETIQDAVFKTEKTEHNTTKVSFLGTNKVVVSFDNLEQAFLLPNSKDLTFYIDSFGIHFPINNVLFGGLFGQDRLVNMLPSDYNLQ; encoded by the coding sequence ATGAGTAACAGAATAGTAATCTTTATTGCTTTTTTTGTTAGCACATTAACATTTGCGCAAACCTATTCTGGTACTGTCCAAGACGCAGATACAAATCAACTGTTATCTAATGTTACCGTTTATTTTGATGGCACAACCATTGGAGTAATCACAGATCTTGATGGTAATTTTTCTATCACAACACAAAAAACTATAAACGCGCCATTAGTAATTAGTTATATTGGGTACGAGACGTTAATAATTGATAAAAAAACACTTCAAAATAATCCTATAATAAAGCTTAAACCTCAAGCTACAGATTTGGACGAGATAGTCTTAACTGATGATGACTGGTCAAGAGAAAAAAAAATAGGATATTTTAAACGCGAGTTTTTAGGACAGTCAATCCATAGTGAAGATTGTAAGATCAAAAACCTAGATGACATTAGATTTAGATATAGCAAAGTAGATCAAACTATGTACGCTATTGCAGATCAACCCATAGTTGTAATCAATAAGTATTTAGGTTATAAAGTCGAGTATAACTTAGTTGATTTTGAAATCATGTTCCATACATCAGCAGCAGGATTTGATTATGTTAAAGAAGTATTTTACAGTGGGACTAGTATTTTTACCGAATTAAATACAAAAGTAAAGAAACGTTATCTCAAAAATCGAAGCTTTGTTTATAAGACCTCATTACTATATTTTATGAGAAGTCTAGCAGCAAGTAATCTTAGGGAAAATGGATTTAAGTTATTTAAAAAGGAGGATGAAGCGTCTTCCGATCCATTATTTGAAACTATTCAAGATGCGGTTTTTAAAACTGAAAAAACAGAACATAATACTACAAAAGTCTCCTTTTTAGGCACTAACAAAGTCGTTGTTAGTTTTGACAACTTAGAGCAAGCCTTTTTATTGCCAAACTCAAAAGATTTGACTTTTTATATAGACAGCTTTGGTATACACTTTCCTATTAACAATGTTTTGTTTGGAGGTCTGTTTGGACAAGATAGATTGGTAAATATGTTACCATCGGATTATAATTTACAATAA
- a CDS encoding ArsR/SmtB family transcription factor, giving the protein MGFSKKQLFNTSQNQVASITKVLGHPARIAMIQYISENKDCNCNALVESTGLSQPTISQHLGEIRKIGLLKQKVKGKNLFYTIDLDQLNESRRVVNDFFVKTQVNCNK; this is encoded by the coding sequence ATGGGTTTTTCAAAAAAACAGCTATTTAATACATCGCAAAATCAAGTGGCAAGTATTACTAAAGTCTTGGGTCATCCTGCTAGAATAGCCATGATACAGTACATAAGCGAAAACAAAGACTGCAATTGCAATGCGCTTGTGGAAAGCACTGGATTGTCACAACCAACTATCTCTCAACATCTTGGCGAGATTAGAAAAATTGGTTTACTTAAACAAAAAGTAAAAGGGAAAAACCTATTTTACACGATTGATTTAGATCAATTAAACGAAAGTAGACGTGTTGTCAATGACTTTTTTGTAAAAACTCAGGTAAATTGCAATAAGTAG
- a CDS encoding VOC family protein, whose product MKKRVTGIGGLFFKTKDPKASKDWYQKHLGFNTDDYGSTFWWKDKDGNDCSTQWSPFKEDSKHFEPSKKDFMFNYRVENLTELITVLKEEGVTVLGEIEEYSYGKFGWILDNDGNKIELWEPIDKTFLE is encoded by the coding sequence ATGAAAAAACGCGTCACAGGAATTGGAGGTCTATTTTTTAAAACCAAAGACCCAAAAGCATCAAAAGATTGGTATCAAAAGCATTTAGGCTTTAATACCGATGATTATGGTTCAACCTTTTGGTGGAAAGACAAAGATGGCAATGACTGCTCGACACAATGGAGTCCATTTAAAGAAGACAGTAAGCATTTTGAACCTTCAAAAAAAGACTTTATGTTTAATTATCGTGTAGAAAACTTAACAGAATTAATAACTGTTTTGAAAGAAGAAGGCGTTACTGTACTTGGAGAAATTGAAGAATATAGCTACGGAAAATTTGGTTGGATTTTGGATAATGATGGTAATAAAATTGAACTTTGGGAACCTATAGATAAAACATTTTTAGAATAA
- a CDS encoding DUF1801 domain-containing protein, translated as MTSTAKTPEDYINQLPEERKAPITKLHNLIVKHMPKGLEAGMGYSMLAYYVPKSIYPAGYHCKPFPPLPFINVASQKNFIAIYHSGLYAKKELYDWFVTEYPKHCKYKLDMGKSCIRFKKMDDIPYDLIEELLGKMSVQEWITIYESVLKLKK; from the coding sequence ATGACCTCAACCGCAAAAACACCAGAAGACTACATCAATCAACTTCCTGAAGAAAGAAAAGCACCTATAACTAAACTACATAATTTAATAGTAAAACACATGCCAAAAGGCTTAGAAGCAGGCATGGGTTATAGTATGTTGGCTTATTATGTGCCAAAATCTATATATCCTGCAGGTTACCATTGCAAACCGTTTCCGCCTTTACCATTTATTAATGTAGCTTCTCAAAAAAACTTTATAGCAATATATCATTCTGGTTTATATGCAAAAAAGGAATTATACGATTGGTTTGTTACAGAATACCCAAAACATTGTAAATACAAATTAGACATGGGTAAAAGTTGTATCAGATTTAAAAAAATGGATGACATCCCTTATGATTTAATTGAGGAGTTATTAGGTAAAATGAGTGTTCAGGAATGGATAACAATTTATGAATCTGTATTAAAATTAAAAAAATGA